The sequence below is a genomic window from Methylotuvimicrobium sp. KM2.
ATTCGTAACAACCGGTTTGTCTTTACTGCCCTGGCTACCGACCGCGAAACACTTTGCCGAAACCACAGGACTGCCGGTGCAATTGCCGAAAGCGCTATGCGCGACCTTGATCGCACTTTCGTTTGCGTGGTTGATACGCACGACCGGTCGATTGGCTAACGATACGCTATCGCGCGTGCTCGATACGCTCAACGGTTTCGTCTACCGCTGCCGCAACGACCGGGCTTGGACTCTGGATTTCATGACCGGCGGCGTCGAACAGCTTACCGGATATTCTCCAGAGGCCTTTCTACCGCCGAGATGCCTGAATTATAACGAACTGATTCATCCGGACGACACCGAGCGCATTTGGACCGAAGTTCAGGCCGCTATTAGCGAGCGCCGCGAATTTGAAATCGATTATCGAATTTTGACTCGAAACGGAGAGATTCGTTGGGTCTGCGAATACGGAAGGGGTGTCTTCGGCAGAAACGGTAAGCTGCTATTTATCGAAGGCCGAATCACCGACAATACCGCTCGACGGCAAGCCGAGGCCGGCTTACATATCAAGAATGCAGCGGTCGATGCTTCGATCACCCCGATCGCGATCGCCGGACCGGACGCCAAGCTTTCCTATGCCAACCCGGCTTTCGCCGAACTATGGCATTTACCGGATACTGGATCGGCCATCGGCCGCTCGGCACTCGAGTTTTGGAATTATCCCGACGAGGCGAAAGCGGTCATCGATACTCTCTCCGTTAAGGGCCAATGGCAAGGCGACTTAATCGCCAAGCGCTTCGACGGTTCGACGGTTGAAGTACAATTATCGGCCTGCATGGTAAACGACCCGGACGGCGCGCCTTTGTGCATGATGGCCTCGTTTCTCGACATCAGCGGTCGCAAACAGGCGGAAAAAGAACTATTGCAGGAACGCGATTTCACTAACAGCTTGATCAACACCGCACCGGTCATCGTACTACTCCTCGACCCGCAAGGATTCATCCTGCATGTCAACCGTTATTTCGAACAATTGACCGGCTATCGGTTACATGAAGTTATCGGTAAAGAATGGTTCGCATCATTCTTACCGAAGCGCGACAGAGATCGAATTCGTCAAATATTCCGCAGCGCCGTTCACGAAGAACCGGCACAAGGCAACATCAACCCCATCGTGATTCGAAACGGCGAAGAACGGGACATCGAATGGCATTCCGAGATCATGCGCGATGCCAATGGAACGATTTCGGGACTACTCTGCACCGGACAAGACGTAACCGAACGCAGGGCGATACAACAACGCGCCGAGATGTTGCAGATGTTGGCGGACGCCTCGGTCCAAGGCATCGGTTGGGCGAATCTTACCGGCAAAGTCAATTATTTCAACCAGGCCCTGAGACGACTTTTGGCGGTCCCGGAAAACGCCGATGTCGGCGATTATACATTTTTCGATTTCTATCAAGAACATCAATTAATGGAATTGAAGTCCCGGATTTTACCGGAAGTATTGCAAAACGAGTTCTGGACCGGCGAATTCGACATTACCGCTGTCGACGGAAGCGTGATATCGACTATCCACAGCGTTTTCCTGATCAAGGATAGCGACGACAACCCCATCGCTTTCGCCAATGTAATCACCGATCTCACCGAACGTAAACGCGCCGAAACGGAACTGAAGCGGCTCAACCTGGAGCTCGAACAACGCGTGCTCGAGCGCACCGCGGAACTGGAAAGACAAAGCCGCCGTAATGCAATGATCGTCGACGCCGCGATCGACGGTTTTTTCACCGCCGATCTACAAGGCGGAATCCGCGATTGCAACGATGCTTATTGCGCCATGCTCGGATACACCCGAGACGAACTGCTCGGTTTGCACATAGCCGACATCGAAGCTTTGGAAACGCCTGAACAAACTGAGGCTCATATCGCTAAAGTAATCGAGAAAGGCAAGGACCGCTTCGACACCCGCCACCGCTGCTTAGACGGAGCCTTGTTGGACGTGGAAGTAAATGTCACATTGAACGAGCTAGGCGGCGAGCGCCTGTTTTTCGCCTTTGTCAGCGACATTTCCGAGCGTAAACGCTCCGAGGCCATGCTAATCGCCGCCCGCGAAGAAGCCGAGCGCGCCAATGCCGCCAAATCCGAATTTCTCTCGCGCATGAGTCATGAATTGCGCACGCCGCTCAACGCCATTCTCGGTTTCGGACAATTATTGGAAGCCGACGCCGAACAACCGTTGACCGACATCCAGGCCGACAACATCCAAGAAATACTCCAGGCCGGCAGCCATCTTTTGACACTAATCAACGAAGTCTTGGACCTGAGCCGCATCGAAAGCGGTCGTATCGAGCTCGACCTCGATGTCATTGCTGTCGGCCCGCTCCTCCAATCCTGCGTCAAACAGATCAAACCGCTTGCCGAACAACGCGGCATCGCAATCCGCTTTGAATCGATCGACAATTGTTCAGTTATCGCCGACTCAACCCGACTCAAACAAGTGTTGCTGAATCTACTGTCCAATGCGGTTAAATACAACCGCGACGGCGGATGGATAGCCGTCGATTGTATCTCCGCCGGCCCCGATAGACTTCGGATCGGCGTTAAAGACACCGGCTACGGCATATCGGCGGAATCGCTGCCCCGTCTGTTCAAGCCTTTCGAGCGACTGGAATCGGCTTATCAGGATATCGAAGGCACCGGAATCGGTCTGGCGCTGGCGAAAAAACTAGTTGAATCCATGCATGGCAAGATCGGGGTAGACAGCACGCCCGGCGAAGGCAGCCGGTTCTGGTTCGAATTGCCGTCGGCCATTCTGCTCGATACCAAAGATCCGGTCGTTCCCGCTAAACCGCCGGGAATAGCCATCTCGAATAATATCCCAAACCGTTGCAAACTGCTCTATATCGAAGATAATCCCGCCAATTTAAGGCTGGTACAAAAAATTCTCGCAACTCGCCAAAACATGGAATTGTTTACTGCCGTCAATGCCATGGACGGACTGGCAATCGCCGCACACGAACATCCGAATTTGATCCTGCTCGATATCAATTTACCGGATATAGACGGATTCGAAGTCTTGCGCCGTTTAAAGAGCAGCCCCACCACCCGAGACATTCCGGTGATCGCGGTCACCGCCAATGCCATGCGCAGCGATATCGAACGCGGCATAACGACCGGCTTTGCCGATTACCTGACGAAACCCTTGGATGTGCTACAATTTCTCAAATGCATAGACCGTTTTAACCTAGAAAAAGCATTTCACCATGAAGATCATGAAGAATAGGAAGTTAATTCAATAAATTATTACGCATTTGAATGGGTGCTGATGCCGCACAATGTTTATAGTTTGTTTTTATTACCATGAAGGGCATGAAGATAATGAAGGAAAGCGTATTGAGCGCTTTATGAACCGTCCAAATATCACGGATGAACTCAATAGATAAACTCAATGTAGTCATACAGCGTTTTCAAAACCAGTTATACCTTTCATACTTCAAATTTCGGCAGTGCATGAGGAGGCGCAGGGGTGCTCGGCAAAGGCTTTGCCAGCATGGAGCTGGCATAGAGCCTACAGGGACGTATTCACGGCGTCCTTTGACGGGCACCCCGGTGCCGAATTTTGATCTACGAGGGGTATAATGACTAAAAAATATCAAAACGATGGCGGGACTGGAGTGGTGATGTTGATGACACAGGCTGTTAATGGCTGGCCACTCAATTAAATTGAAAACATTGTATCTTCAAGCCCTTCATGCTCTTCATGGTAAAAAATAAGTGACATTTTTTAGAATCAGCACCCGTTTGAATAGCGCTTTAGCTCACCAAAAAGGTTAGCGAGAAGATTTAGGTAATTTCTTGAAATTCTTCATGAACTTCATGTGCTTCATGGTAAAACTGCCGAATTTAGGTTTTAAACCCAACGCCGACGGAAAACCTCATGCCCTTTGATTCTCTAAGCAATGAACGCATTCTGATCGTCGACGACGAACCGACTAATCTTAAGCTATTAGACAGATTGCTCGGACAACAAGGTTACCGAAACCGGATTTTGATCGATGACCCGCGCCAAGTCGTCGATCGTTATCGCCAAGCTCGAACCGATTTGATTCTACTCGACATCAATATGCCTTATCTGGACGGCTTCCAGGTGATGGAACGACTCATGGCATTAAACGATCCTTTGTTACCGCCGATCGTGATTTTGACCGCACAACACGGCAAGGATTTTTTGCTTCGCGCATTGACGGCCGGGGCGCGCGACTTCATTACCAAACCCTTCGACCGCAACGAATTATTGATGCGCGTGCATAACTTGTTACAGGCGCAATTGGCGCATCGGCTTTTGCACGATCAAAAAACAGTGTTGGAAAACATGGTGAGGGCGCGCACCGAAGAACTATACCGAACACGCCTGCAGATCGTACAACGCTTGGGTATGGCCTCCGAATACCGCGACGAGGAAACCGGCAACCATATCTTACGCATGAGCCACATCTGCGCCCTGCTCGCCCGAGCACTCGGTTGGAGCGACGAGCAATGCGATCTAATTTTGAACGCCAGCCCGATGCACGACATCGGCAAAATCGGTATTCCCGATTCGATACTGCTAAAACCGGGCAAATTCGAACCGCAGGAATGGGAAGTCATGAAAACGCATGCCGTCATCGGCGCGAAATTATTGGAAGGCGACGACTCGGATTTGCTGCGCATGGCGCGCGAAATCGCATTGACGCATCACGAAAAATGGGACGGCAGCGGTTACCCCAACGGACTGTCCGGCATTAACATTCCGGTAGCCGGACGCATCGCGGCATTGGCCGACGTATTCGACGCCTTGACTTCGGAACGTCCTTACAAAAAAGCCTGGACCGTCGAGGCAGCCTGGGATTTAATCAAGGAAAATCGCGGTAAACATTTCGACCCTGATCTGGTCGATATTTTCGAACAGCAATTTCCGGCCATCCTCGAAATCCGCGAACGTTTCGCGGAATCCTCAGCGCATTGATAAAGAAAAAGCCTCGCACCGAAACCGAGCGATTAGCGGCATTGCACGCACTCGGCATTCTCGATACCGGACCGGAAGAGCGATTCGACCGGCTGACCCGCCTGGCTCGGCAATGCCTCGACGCGCCTATTGCGCTGATCGTTTTAGTCGACGAACATCGGCTATGGTTCAAGTCCTGCCTGGGGCTCGATATCACCGAAACGCCGCGCGAACTCTCGTTTTGCGCGCATACCCTCCTCAAAAACGAAATCTTCGAAGTCCCGGACGCCCGGATCGACCATCGTTTTAAACAACATCCTCTCGTCGCCGGCTCCAGCAATATCCGCTTCTATGCAGGAGTGCCGTTATTGACCGAAGACGGCTTGGCTATCGGAACCTTTTGTATTATGAGTCGCGAGCCGAAACGGCTGACGCCGGAACAACGCAAAGTGCTGAGCGACCTTAGCGCTTGCACTCAAGAAATTATGAGACTCGTTGCTCGATCTTTGCTGATTTGCCGTAACATTAGCGAAATAAAATCGGCGGAAACGGCTCTCGAACGCCAAAAACATATAGCCGAGATCATATCGCGCGCCCAGTCTCAATTCATTCTCGAATCGAATCGTAGCCGGGCTTTCGACGAATTATTATCGGACATACTCAATCTCACCGGCAGCGAATACGGATTCATCGCCGAGATATTACATCGCGAAGACGGAAGCCCCTACTTAAAGACTCGGGCGATTACCAACATCGCTTGGAACGACGAAACGCGCGCATTTTACGAAGCGAATGCGGCGCAAGGCATGGAGTTTTCCAACCTTAAAAATTTATTCGGCGCCGTCATCGTTTCGGAAAAACCGCTGATCGCCAACAATCCCGAGCATGACCCGAGACGCGGCGGACTGCCTCCCGGCCATCCGCCATTAAAATCCTTTTTGGGTATTCCGGTTCATTATGACCGGAAGCTCGTAGCAATGATCGGAGTCGCCAACCGCCCCGGCGGTTACGAGTCCGGCTGGGTGAAGTTCCTACATCCGTTGCTGATGACGCTGGGTCAATTAATCGAGGCCGCGCGCGTCAAACGTCTGCATGATCAAAATCAAGCCGAATTGACGCGCCTGTCGCGTGTCGCCAGCCAAACCACCAACGGCGTCATCATCACCGATACCGAAGGCCGCGTGGAATGGATCAACGAAGGCTTTACCCGGCTCTCAGGCTATAGTTTGAAGGAAATGCTCGGGCGCAAACCCGGCGATTTACTCCAGGGAGAGGCGACCGATCCCGAGGTCGCGGCCTCGATGCATCGAGCGCTGATTAAGCGGCAGTCCTTCACTGTCGATGTCGTCAATTACCATAAATCCGGCCAAGCCTATTGGGTGCGTATTCAATGCAACCCTCTTTACGATACGCAAGGCGCGTTACAAGGTTTCATGGCGATCGAGTCGGATATCAGCCGCGAAAAAAACGATGCCGAACGCATCTTGATCAGCCAACGCCGGCTAACGGCGACTATTGAAGGGACCCATATCGGCACCTGGGAATGGAACGTTCAAACCGGCCAAACTGTCTTCAACGAACGCTGGGCCGAAATCGTAGGCTATACCTTGAGCGAGCTCGAACCGATTAGTATCGAAACCTGGCTTAAATTAACTCACCCAGACGATTTACAGCTGTCCGAGCGCTTACTGCAACGACATTTTGCCGGCGAACTTGAATTCTATGACGCGCAATGCCGAATGCGGCATAAAAAAGGGCATTGGGTATGGGTCCATGACCGAGGCCGTGTCGTTAACCGGACGAACGACGGCAAGCCTTTGATGATGTACGGCACGCATGCCGATATTTCCGAGCAAAAGATGGCCATGCAGGCTTTGAACGACAGCGAAACCAGGCTACGCGGTCTATTCGAACTCTCGCCGGTCGGTATCGCGCTCAACGATTACGCCACCGGTCGTTTCGTCGAGGTCAACAACGCCTTGTTGGCACCGACCGGATACAGCCGCGAAGAATTTTTGTCGCTCAGTTATTTTGAAATAACTCCTCAAGAATACGAAGCGCAAGAAAAACAGCAATCGGAAAGCATGAAGAACACCGGTCGCTACGGCCCCTACGAAAAAGAATACATCAAGAAAAACGGCGACCGATATCCGGTTTTGCTGAACGGCATGGTCGTCGAAGACTTGTCGGGCAAGAAAATGATTTGGTCGATCATCGAAGACATCTCCGAACGCAAACGCAACGATCGCATGAAGAACGAATTCATCTCCACCGTGAGCCACGAATTGCGTACGCCATTGACCGCGATAGCCGGTTCGCTCGGCTTGCTGGCCGGAGGCGCATTGGGCGAACTCCCAGGCACCGTTGATGAAATCGTAGCGATCGCCTACAAAAACAGTCGTCGCTTGTCCCTGCTAATTAACGATTTGCTCGACATGGAAAAATTGATCGCCGGCAAATTGAATTTCGATCTTCGCCCGCAAGCGCTGATGCCTCTGGTCGAACAAGCTCTCGATGATAATCAAACCTATGCGGACCAATTCGGCGTTATCCTAAGAATAACGCAACGCGATGATGCCTTGCATGTCGATGTCGATGCCCAGCGCATTCAACAAATATTCGCCAATTTGTTATCGAACGCAGCCAAGTTTTCACCGAAAGGCGGAACCGTGGATATCGCCGTTCTAAGTACCGGCAATCTGGCTAGAATCGAAGTCAGCGACCGAGGACCCGGCATACCGGCGACATTCCGTAAACACATCTTCCAAAAATTCGCTCAA
It includes:
- a CDS encoding PAS domain S-box protein → MNAWSETYLGLIFQIYALAFFCLGAVVSVLPKPNNALFVFRHLNWLAGFGFLHGFLELIEGERLHNDANWLTIASVLLLTGSFCALLEFGRRGLNSISTAIRLPALPLYGTLTTVSAAFAVNSNDPFAEIEFSLRYFAGAPGAFLACYILLASRQDPAYGGKAEINIRWLFAGAAAFAVYGFLTLFVTTGLSLLPWLPTAKHFAETTGLPVQLPKALCATLIALSFAWLIRTTGRLANDTLSRVLDTLNGFVYRCRNDRAWTLDFMTGGVEQLTGYSPEAFLPPRCLNYNELIHPDDTERIWTEVQAAISERREFEIDYRILTRNGEIRWVCEYGRGVFGRNGKLLFIEGRITDNTARRQAEAGLHIKNAAVDASITPIAIAGPDAKLSYANPAFAELWHLPDTGSAIGRSALEFWNYPDEAKAVIDTLSVKGQWQGDLIAKRFDGSTVEVQLSACMVNDPDGAPLCMMASFLDISGRKQAEKELLQERDFTNSLINTAPVIVLLLDPQGFILHVNRYFEQLTGYRLHEVIGKEWFASFLPKRDRDRIRQIFRSAVHEEPAQGNINPIVIRNGEERDIEWHSEIMRDANGTISGLLCTGQDVTERRAIQQRAEMLQMLADASVQGIGWANLTGKVNYFNQALRRLLAVPENADVGDYTFFDFYQEHQLMELKSRILPEVLQNEFWTGEFDITAVDGSVISTIHSVFLIKDSDDNPIAFANVITDLTERKRAETELKRLNLELEQRVLERTAELERQSRRNAMIVDAAIDGFFTADLQGGIRDCNDAYCAMLGYTRDELLGLHIADIEALETPEQTEAHIAKVIEKGKDRFDTRHRCLDGALLDVEVNVTLNELGGERLFFAFVSDISERKRSEAMLIAAREEAERANAAKSEFLSRMSHELRTPLNAILGFGQLLEADAEQPLTDIQADNIQEILQAGSHLLTLINEVLDLSRIESGRIELDLDVIAVGPLLQSCVKQIKPLAEQRGIAIRFESIDNCSVIADSTRLKQVLLNLLSNAVKYNRDGGWIAVDCISAGPDRLRIGVKDTGYGISAESLPRLFKPFERLESAYQDIEGTGIGLALAKKLVESMHGKIGVDSTPGEGSRFWFELPSAILLDTKDPVVPAKPPGIAISNNIPNRCKLLYIEDNPANLRLVQKILATRQNMELFTAVNAMDGLAIAAHEHPNLILLDINLPDIDGFEVLRRLKSSPTTRDIPVIAVTANAMRSDIERGITTGFADYLTKPLDVLQFLKCIDRFNLEKAFHHEDHEE
- a CDS encoding HD domain-containing phosphohydrolase, encoding MPFDSLSNERILIVDDEPTNLKLLDRLLGQQGYRNRILIDDPRQVVDRYRQARTDLILLDINMPYLDGFQVMERLMALNDPLLPPIVILTAQHGKDFLLRALTAGARDFITKPFDRNELLMRVHNLLQAQLAHRLLHDQKTVLENMVRARTEELYRTRLQIVQRLGMASEYRDEETGNHILRMSHICALLARALGWSDEQCDLILNASPMHDIGKIGIPDSILLKPGKFEPQEWEVMKTHAVIGAKLLEGDDSDLLRMAREIALTHHEKWDGSGYPNGLSGINIPVAGRIAALADVFDALTSERPYKKAWTVEAAWDLIKENRGKHFDPDLVDIFEQQFPAILEIRERFAESSAH
- a CDS encoding PAS domain S-box protein translates to MIKKKPRTETERLAALHALGILDTGPEERFDRLTRLARQCLDAPIALIVLVDEHRLWFKSCLGLDITETPRELSFCAHTLLKNEIFEVPDARIDHRFKQHPLVAGSSNIRFYAGVPLLTEDGLAIGTFCIMSREPKRLTPEQRKVLSDLSACTQEIMRLVARSLLICRNISEIKSAETALERQKHIAEIISRAQSQFILESNRSRAFDELLSDILNLTGSEYGFIAEILHREDGSPYLKTRAITNIAWNDETRAFYEANAAQGMEFSNLKNLFGAVIVSEKPLIANNPEHDPRRGGLPPGHPPLKSFLGIPVHYDRKLVAMIGVANRPGGYESGWVKFLHPLLMTLGQLIEAARVKRLHDQNQAELTRLSRVASQTTNGVIITDTEGRVEWINEGFTRLSGYSLKEMLGRKPGDLLQGEATDPEVAASMHRALIKRQSFTVDVVNYHKSGQAYWVRIQCNPLYDTQGALQGFMAIESDISREKNDAERILISQRRLTATIEGTHIGTWEWNVQTGQTVFNERWAEIVGYTLSELEPISIETWLKLTHPDDLQLSERLLQRHFAGELEFYDAQCRMRHKKGHWVWVHDRGRVVNRTNDGKPLMMYGTHADISEQKMAMQALNDSETRLRGLFELSPVGIALNDYATGRFVEVNNALLAPTGYSREEFLSLSYFEITPQEYEAQEKQQSESMKNTGRYGPYEKEYIKKNGDRYPVLLNGMVVEDLSGKKMIWSIIEDISERKRNDRMKNEFISTVSHELRTPLTAIAGSLGLLAGGALGELPGTVDEIVAIAYKNSRRLSLLINDLLDMEKLIAGKLNFDLRPQALMPLVEQALDDNQTYADQFGVILRITQRDDALHVDVDAQRIQQIFANLLSNAAKFSPKGGTVDIAVLSTGNLARIEVSDRGPGIPATFRKHIFQKFAQADASDSRKKGGTGLGLAITKELVERMNGNIGYESEPDKATTFFITLPIVAGDSSKIAS